A single genomic interval of Corylus avellana chromosome ca10, CavTom2PMs-1.0 harbors:
- the LOC132163505 gene encoding uncharacterized protein LOC132163505, protein MHSLLHHPLILRTPSSLSLSTMAASSSSSLTLPSISLQKLPSDSFMRSNSSLCFRNATLRSARDRNLDRSRVSMSVSVGSKAVVDDALFSDYNPSCAFLFPGQGAQAVGMGKEAQNVPTAAELYMKANDILGFDLLDICINGPKEKLDSTVISQPAIYVTSLAAVELLRVRDGGQQIIDSVDVTGGLSLGEYTALAFARAFSFEDGLKLVKLRGEAMQEASDAAKSAMVSVIGLDSEKVQQLCDAANQEVDEANKVQIANYLCPGNYAVSGGVKGVEAVEAKAKSFKARMTVRLAVAGAFHTRFMEPAVSRLEAALAATEIRTPKIPVISNVDAQPHADPETIKKILARQVTSPVQWETTVKTLLSKGLKKTYELGPGKVIAGIVKRMDRSADIENIGA, encoded by the exons ATGCACTCCCTCCTCCACCATCCTCTTATCCTGCGCACACCCTCTTCTCTTTCGCTCTCCACCATGGccgcctcctcctcctcctcgctCACTCTCCCTTCCATTTCTCTCCAGAAGCTTCCTTCCGACTCGTTCATGCGCTCCAATTCCTCGCTGTGCTTCAGAAATGCGACTCTCCGGAGCGCTAGAGACCGAAATCTCGACCGATCTAGAGTTTCCATGAGCGTCTCGGTTGGATCCAAGGCCGTTGTCGATGACGCCTTGTTCTCGGATTACAATCCCAGCTGCGCTTTCCTGTTTCCTGGTCAG GGTGCCCAAGCAGTTGGTATGGGAAAGGAGGCTCAAAATGTGCCCACTGCTGCAGAATTGTACATGAAAGCAAATGACATATTAGG GTTTGACCTTCTGGATATTTGCATTAATGGACCAAAAGAGAAGCTAGATTCAACTGTTATAAGCCAG CCAGCTATATATGTCACGAGTCTAGCTGCGGTAGAGTTACTTCGTGTGCGCGATGGAGGTCAGCAGATTATTGATTCTGTTGATGTCACTGGTGGCCTAAGCTTGGGAGAATATACTGCTCTAGCATTTGCTAGGGCTTTTAG CTTTGAGGATGGACTCAAGCTGGTCAAATTAAGGGGAGAGGCTATGCAG GAAGCTTCCGATGCTGCTAAAAGTGCCATGGTCAGTGTAATAGGACTGGATTCAGAAAAGGTTCAACAGTTGTGTGATGCAGCCAATCAAGAAGTTGATGAAGCTAACAAAGTTCAGATTGCAAATTACCTATGTCCT GGAAATTATGCTGTATCTGGAGGTGTTAAAGGAGTGGAAGCAGTAGAAGCCAAAGCAAAGTCATTCAAGGCTCGAATGACG GTGCGCCTAGCTGTTGCCGGTGCCTTCCACACCCGCTTTATGGAACCAGCTGTCTCAAGATTGGAAGCTGCACTAGCAGCTACGGAGATCAGGACTCCAAAAATACCAGTTATCTCCAATGTTGATGCACAGCCACATGCAGATCCTGAGACAATTAAGAAGATATTGGCACGTCAG GTGACCTCTCCTGTTCAATGGGAAACAACAGTGAAGACTCTCCTAAGTAAGGGGCTGAAGAAAACTTATGAATTGGGACCTGGAAAG GTTATAGCTGGCATTGTGAAGAGAATGGACAGAAGTGCTGACATTGAGAATATTGGTGCCTGA
- the LOC132164765 gene encoding probable protein phosphatase 2C 26: MAIPMIRALISQSQSLSHPLIQSLPRTLSSIDESSSRRKRLLCCAPSELNPARSDVSFSVGTHLIPHPKKVDKGGEDAFFVSDYNGGVIAVADGVSGWAEQNVDPSLFPQELMANASNLLGDEEVNNDPQILLRKAHATTFSIGSATVIVAMLERDGILKIANIGDCGLRVIRDGQIIFSTPPQEHYFDCPYQLSSEVAGQTYLDAMVSKVELMEGDAIIMGSDGLFDNVFDHEIALTIARHRNVAEAAKALANLARDHSMDSNFDSPYSLEARSKGYDVPLWKKFFGMKLTGGKLDDITVIVGQVVSS, encoded by the exons ATGGCGATTCCTATGATAAGGGCTTTGATTTCTCAGTCTCAGTCTCTTTCTCACCCGCTCATTCAGTCTCTACCTCGTACCTTATCAAGCATAGATGAATCGTCTTCAAGGAGGAAAAGGTTGCTTTGCTGTGCTCCCTCGGAACTCAATCCTGCTCG GTCAGACGTGTCTTTTTCTGTTGGAACTCACCTTATTCCACACCCCAAGAAG GTTGACAAAGGTGGGGAGGATGCTTTCTTTGTGAGCGACTACAATGGGGGAGTTATTGCTGTTGCTGATGGTGTCTCTGG TTGGGCCGAACAGAATGTGGATCCTTCATTATTCCCTCAGGAATTGATGGCTAATGCTTCAAATTTATTGGGGGATGAGGAG GTTAACAACGATCCTCAGATTCTCTTAAGGAAAGCACATGCTACTACCTTCTCCATAGGTTCGGCTACCGT GATTGTTGCCATGCTGGAGAGGGATGGGATTCTAAAGATTGCCAATATTGGGGATTGTGGCCTAAGAGTTATTCGTGATG GTCAAATAATCTTTTCCACACCTCCACAAGAACACTATTTTGACTGTCCCTATCAGCTGAGCTCAGAGGTTGCTGGCCAAACATACCTTGATGCAATG GTTAGCAAGGTGGAGTTAATGGAGGGAGACGCCATCATAATGGGTTCGGACGGGttgtttgataatgtttttgACCATGAAATTGCTTTGACAATAGCCAGACACAGAAATGTAGCTGAGGCTG CAAAGGCATTAGCTAACCTGGCAAGAGATCACTCTATGGATTCCAACTTCGATTCCCCCTATTCATTGGAGGCCAGATCCAAG GGTTATGACGTTCCtctttggaagaaattttttggcATGAAGCTTACGG GTGGAAAGCTTGATGATATCACTGTGATTGTAGGCCAGGTTGTAAGCTCATGA
- the LOC132163760 gene encoding shewanella-like protein phosphatase 1 — protein MASLCLGPLPPPPPSHLRKLSEPSYSSSLNSCSHITGGALKPIVVNGNPPTFVSAPGRRIVAVGDLHGDLDQARCALEMAGVLSSDGQDIWMGGETVLIQLGDILDRGEDELGILSLLRSLDMQAKAKGGAVFQVNGNHETMNVEGDFRYVDYGAFDECIDFLQYLDDCRNDWNEAFVGWIGVSERRKEERKMSQNYWGPLNLVKKQKGVIARSMLLRPGGPLACELAQHAVVLKVNDWVFCHGGLLPHHVAYGIERMNREVSHWMRGLSESGNSPHIPFIATRGYDSVVWNRLYSSDVSDLKDYQIKQIHSILQETLQALGAKAMVVGHTPQTGGVNCKYNCSIWRIDVGMSSGVLNSRPEVLEIRDEKVRVLRSRKDTYREFQAVDYT, from the exons ATGGCTTCGCTTTGCCTCGGCCCGTTACCACCTCCACCACCTTCCCACCTTCGCAAACTCTCTGAaccttcttattcttcttctttgaataGCTGTAGTCATATCACAGGTGGAGCTTTAAAGCCCATAGTCGTTAATGGAAACCCGCCCACTTTTGTCTCTGCTCCTGGTCGCCGAATTGTTGCTG TTGGGGATCTTCATGGGGACCTTGACCAAGCAAGATGTGCACTTGAGATGGCTGGTGTTTTGAGTTCTGATGGTCAAGACATATGGATGGGTGGAGAGACG GTATTAATTCAGCTCGGAGACATACTTGATCGTGGTGAAGATGAACTAGGTATTCTATCATTGTTGCGATCATTGGATATGCAGGCAAAAGCTAAAGGTGGAGCAGTTTTTCAG GTTAATGGGAATCATGAGACTATGAACGTTGAAGGGGATTTCAGATATGTTGATTATGGGGCATTTGATGAGTGTATTGATTTCCTACAATACTTGGATGACTGTAGAAATGACTGGAATGAAGCTTTTGTTGGTTGGATTGGTGTGTCTGAAAGgcggaaagaagagagaaaaatgtcCCAAAATTATTGGGGTCCTTTGAATCTAGTGAAG AAGCAAAAGGGGGTGATTGCCAGATCTATGCTCCTAAGACCAGGTGGTCCATTGGCATGTGAGTTGGCACAGCATGCTGTGGTTCTTAAGGTCAATGACTGGGTATTCTGTCACGGTGGCCTTCTTCCTCACCATG TTGCATATGGCATAGAGAGGATGAACAGGGAAGTATCTCACTGGATGAGAGGTCTCAGTGAGAGTGGTAATAGTCCTCACATCCCTTTCATTGCTACCAGGGGTTATGACAGTGTTGTATGGAACCGCCTCTACTCAAGTGATGTTTCAGATTTGAAGGACTATCAGATTAAGCAG ATACATTCTATTCTTCAAGAGACACTGCAAGCATTAGGTGCGAAGGCAATGGTGGTGGGGCATACTCCTCAAACTGGAGGGGTGAACTG TAAATACAATTGTAGCATATGGCGCATTGATGTGGGAATGTCCAGTGGAGTTCTTAATTCAAGACCAGAG GTTCTAGAAATAAGAGATGAGAAAGTAAGGGTTTTGAGGAGCAGAAAGGACACATATCGTGAATTCCAAGCTGTTGATTATACATAG
- the LOC132164365 gene encoding uncharacterized protein LOC132164365: MNAISNSSTDFMEDGANGSDSETNSDETPEHYQPISAVGYDDDEDSDRGSLDEDGHHGLANGAYYTRSEEVAENGIASLQVNDNVEEKSSEDEAEEEVREAPDSEILRAFRDDESRRNAPLTPENATRVMEAMRGVSFGGVTPDWAGQVPEDQWLDRLRRLRQPPQRTSASLQN, from the exons ATGAACGCTATCTCGAACTCTTCCACTGATTTTATGGAAG ACGGCGCAAACGGGAGCGATTCGGAGACGAATTCCGATGAGACGCCGGAGCACTATCAACCAATCTCGGCCGTCGGTTACGATGACGACGAGGACTCCGATCGAGGCAGCTTGGACGAAGACGGCCACCACGGCCTCGCGAACGGCGCGTACTACACGCGATCCGAAGAAGTTGCGGAGAACGGGATCGCGTCTCTTCAAGTAAACGACAACGTAGAGGAGAAGAGCAGTGAGGATGAGGCGGAGGAGGAGGTGAGGGAGGCTCCGGATTCGGAGATTCTGAGGGCTTTCAGAGACGACGAGAGTCGGAGGAACGCGCCGCTGACGCCGGAGAACGCGACGCGTGTGATGGAGGCCATGCGTGGAGTTTCGTTTGGCGGTGTGACACCTGATTGGGCGGGCCAAGTCCCCGAGGATCAGTGGCTCGATCGCCTTCGCAGACTCAGGCAACCACCGCAACGCACTTCAGCTTCACTTCAGAACTGA